One stretch of Glandiceps talaboti chromosome 7, keGlaTala1.1, whole genome shotgun sequence DNA includes these proteins:
- the LOC144437859 gene encoding uncharacterized protein LOC144437859 produces the protein MAEDLKCTIIDRYCELFDVYKSGDVDAMVKYYTTDCKSIMDHGVECGHEGIKNTCKKFAASKATFNFKKEECEVIISDDGSLAYLTVKLEICKADGTKSGSGTNLCIFRKIDGVYLVSVDMYA, from the exons ATGGCTGAAGATTTGAAATGCACCATTATCGATAGATATTGTGAGCTGTTTGATGTTTACAAAAGTGGAGATGTGGATGCTATGGTAAAATACTACACAACCGATTGTAAAAGCATCATGGACCATGGAGTTGAATGTGGGCATGAAG GAATTAAAAATACCTGCAAGAAATTTGCCGCCTCCAAGGCCACCTTCAATTTCAAGAAGGAAGAGTGTGAAGTTATCATTTCTGATGATGGATCATTGGCGTATCTGACAGTCAAACTGGAAATCTGCAAGGCTGATGGTACCAAAAGTGGATCGGGCACCAACCTTTGCATCTTCAGGAAAATTGATGGTGTCTACCTTGTCTCTGTCGACATGTATGCTTAA